Proteins from one Faecalibacterium sp. I3-3-33 genomic window:
- a CDS encoding manganese efflux pump MntP, giving the protein MEWSFVFFLNSVLLGVGLAMDAFSVSMANGLHDPKMTKSTMVKIAGTFGLFQAAMPMIGWVCVHTIVELFASFESLIPWIALALLGYIGGKMLLDGIHGEEAEEAAELSAGALFMQGVATSIDALSVGFTISEYGWLMALTAAVIIAVVTFFICMVGLRIGKKFGTQLSGKASILGGVILIGIGLEIFITGVF; this is encoded by the coding sequence ATGGAATGGAGTTTTGTGTTTTTTCTCAACAGCGTTTTGCTGGGCGTGGGGCTTGCGATGGATGCGTTTTCGGTGTCTATGGCAAACGGTCTGCATGACCCTAAGATGACGAAAAGCACCATGGTGAAGATCGCGGGCACTTTCGGCCTTTTTCAGGCCGCGATGCCCATGATCGGCTGGGTATGCGTGCACACCATCGTGGAGCTGTTCGCGTCCTTTGAAAGCCTGATCCCGTGGATCGCGCTGGCGCTGCTGGGCTACATCGGCGGCAAGATGCTGCTGGACGGCATCCATGGCGAAGAAGCCGAGGAGGCGGCAGAACTCAGCGCCGGGGCACTGTTCATGCAGGGCGTGGCTACCAGCATCGATGCCCTCTCGGTGGGCTTCACCATCTCGGAATACGGCTGGCTGATGGCGCTTACCGCTGCCGTTATCATTGCGGTGGTCACCTTTTTTATCTGCATGGTGGGTCTGCGTATCGGTAAAAAGTTCGGCACACAGCTTTCCGGCAAGGCCAGTATTCTGGGCGGTGTCATCCTTATCGGCATCGGGCTGGAAATTTTTATCACCGGGGTGTTCTGA
- a CDS encoding NUDIX domain-containing protein, with protein MNDTVHFEKTLSSETLFEGRVITLTKDTALLENGKTATREVVHHHGGACILPYFADGTICMVRQFRYAMQQQLWELPAGKLEKGEDPFAAAKRELEEECGLTADNYISLGEFYPTVGYDTEVIYTWVATGLHETKMHLDADEFLTPDRVPLEKAYQMVMSGEIKDGKTIAGILKLKALLAEGKL; from the coding sequence ATGAACGATACTGTACACTTTGAAAAAACTCTCTCCAGCGAGACCCTGTTCGAGGGGCGGGTCATCACCCTGACCAAGGACACCGCGCTGCTGGAAAACGGCAAGACCGCTACCCGCGAGGTGGTGCATCACCACGGCGGCGCCTGCATCCTGCCTTATTTTGCGGACGGCACCATCTGCATGGTGCGGCAGTTCCGCTATGCCATGCAGCAGCAGCTGTGGGAGCTGCCCGCCGGTAAGCTGGAAAAGGGCGAGGACCCCTTTGCAGCCGCCAAGCGGGAACTGGAAGAGGAGTGCGGCCTGACCGCCGACAACTACATCTCGCTGGGCGAATTCTACCCCACCGTGGGCTACGATACCGAGGTCATCTATACTTGGGTGGCCACCGGCCTGCACGAGACCAAGATGCACCTTGATGCGGACGAGTTCCTGACCCCCGACCGGGTGCCGCTGGAAAAGGCATATCAGATGGTCATGAGCGGCGAGATCAAGGACGGCAAAACCATTGCAGGCATCCTGAAACTGAAGGCTCTGCTGGCCGAGGGCAAGCTGTGA
- a CDS encoding RluA family pseudouridine synthase, whose protein sequence is MILYEDAALVVLDKPAGLSSEEGVPAALRAHWNAPDAFVGVVHRLDTGVSGLMVYARTPAAAAALSRQVTQSQDAYAVQDGRAEGKAAAPQFVKQYRAVIAGAPDAQLPAAGVLRDYLFKDSRKGRVFPVSRPRKGVREAVLEYRILATAGESSLAEITLHTGRTHQIRVQFASRKHPLYGDGKYGSRQKGSIALQSCGLRFVHPDTGKPMAFSLPLPAAAPWKEFFK, encoded by the coding sequence GTGATCTTATACGAGGACGCCGCCCTTGTGGTGCTGGACAAGCCTGCCGGGCTTTCCAGCGAGGAGGGCGTGCCCGCCGCGCTGCGGGCGCACTGGAACGCACCTGATGCCTTTGTGGGGGTGGTGCACCGGCTGGACACCGGAGTGTCCGGGTTGATGGTCTATGCCCGCACCCCGGCGGCGGCAGCCGCCCTGAGCCGTCAGGTGACCCAAAGTCAGGACGCCTATGCCGTGCAGGATGGCCGCGCCGAGGGCAAAGCTGCTGCGCCGCAGTTCGTCAAGCAGTACCGCGCCGTCATCGCCGGTGCGCCGGACGCGCAGCTGCCCGCCGCCGGAGTGCTGCGGGACTACCTGTTCAAGGACAGCCGCAAGGGCAGGGTGTTCCCGGTCAGCCGTCCCCGCAAAGGAGTGCGGGAGGCGGTGCTGGAATACCGCATCCTTGCCACGGCAGGGGAGAGCAGCCTTGCCGAAATCACCCTGCACACCGGGCGCACCCATCAGATCCGGGTGCAGTTTGCTTCCCGCAAGCACCCGCTGTACGGCGACGGCAAATACGGCAGCCGCCAGAAGGGCAGCATCGCCCTGCAAAGCTGCGGCCTGCGCTTTGTGCACCCGGACACCGGCAAGCCCATGGCCTTTTCTCTGCCCCTGCCCGCCGCCGCACCGTGGAAGGAGTTTTTTAAATGA
- a CDS encoding GntR family transcriptional regulator yields the protein MEQQYKTDAEIYAVLEREIIDLTIRPGSSLSENPLCARFGAPRSLIRVVLQKLQENGLVRIVPYKGTTVTRLNRRIVDELIYERTAVEGRILRDFAPIATPAQRAQIRARVDAYEALARAETPDFNKLYEADCRLHETWFAAMDKMYLWSTLQNAHADYSRFRMLDTMTTGGLDEVIADHRNLLNAIERCDLAAFEPLVERHLYGGIRRLGSKLTKEYADFFEPETVK from the coding sequence ATGGAACAGCAATACAAGACTGATGCCGAAATTTACGCCGTGCTGGAACGGGAGATCATCGACCTGACCATCCGTCCCGGCTCTTCGCTGAGCGAGAACCCGCTGTGCGCCCGGTTCGGTGCGCCGCGCTCCCTGATCCGGGTGGTGCTGCAAAAATTGCAGGAAAACGGGCTGGTGCGCATCGTGCCCTACAAGGGCACCACCGTCACCCGGCTGAACCGGCGCATCGTGGACGAGCTGATCTACGAGCGCACCGCCGTGGAGGGGCGCATTCTGCGGGACTTTGCCCCCATCGCCACCCCGGCGCAGCGGGCGCAGATCCGCGCACGGGTGGACGCCTACGAAGCCCTTGCCCGCGCCGAGACCCCGGACTTCAACAAGCTGTACGAGGCCGACTGCCGCCTGCACGAAACATGGTTTGCCGCCATGGACAAGATGTACCTGTGGAGCACCTTACAGAACGCTCACGCCGATTACAGCCGGTTTCGTATGCTGGACACCATGACCACCGGCGGGCTGGACGAGGTGATCGCCGACCACCGCAACCTGCTGAACGCCATCGAGCGGTGCGACCTTGCCGCCTTTGAGCCGCTGGTGGAGCGGCACCTGTACGGCGGCATCCGCCGCCTTGGCAGCAAGCTGACCAAGGAATACGCCGACTTTTTTGAGCCGGAGACCGTGAAATAA
- a CDS encoding glycosyltransferase family 2 protein — protein MAEKKCPEISVIVPVYKVEKYLNECINSILAQTFAQFELILVDDGSPDGCPALCDAAALRDDRVRVIHQKNGGVGAARNTGLDAAKGKWITFVDSDDTVAPRYLEAMYRKAVAEQADAAVCDFRLTDESGKDKHRVERLIKDETLTRHEVLSKMMLAPFPGMCCKLYRTELIGAHRFGNRTIGEDATFQVEVFSEANKVVCIAQALYDYRQVTESAMHSKRTVRNLEDQVAANYAMFTCAREQGLTDVLCVYYWLIVKYFVQNWRAITPAERKSPQAQRALECRRTAWQQLKQSGAVTPAHVFQAAVHRVAPALYLKLKH, from the coding sequence ATGGCAGAGAAAAAATGCCCGGAGATCAGTGTGATCGTTCCGGTGTACAAGGTGGAAAAATACCTGAACGAGTGCATAAACTCGATCCTTGCGCAGACGTTTGCACAGTTTGAGCTGATCCTTGTGGACGATGGCTCTCCGGACGGCTGCCCTGCCCTGTGCGATGCTGCCGCTTTGCGGGACGACCGTGTGCGGGTGATCCATCAGAAGAACGGCGGTGTGGGGGCTGCGCGCAATACCGGTCTGGATGCCGCAAAGGGAAAGTGGATCACCTTTGTGGACTCGGACGATACCGTTGCGCCGCGCTATCTGGAAGCGATGTATCGAAAAGCAGTAGCAGAGCAGGCGGATGCAGCCGTCTGCGATTTTCGGCTGACGGACGAAAGCGGCAAAGACAAGCACCGCGTGGAACGCTTGATAAAAGACGAAACGCTGACCCGGCACGAAGTGCTCAGCAAGATGATGCTGGCACCGTTTCCGGGAATGTGCTGCAAGCTGTACCGCACGGAACTGATCGGCGCACATCGTTTTGGAAACAGAACGATCGGCGAGGATGCGACCTTTCAGGTCGAGGTCTTTTCGGAGGCAAATAAAGTGGTCTGCATTGCACAGGCTCTGTATGACTACCGGCAGGTCACGGAAAGCGCTATGCACAGCAAGCGCACCGTGCGGAATTTGGAAGATCAGGTGGCGGCGAACTATGCCATGTTCACCTGTGCCCGGGAGCAGGGACTGACGGACGTGCTGTGCGTATATTACTGGCTCATCGTAAAGTATTTTGTACAGAACTGGCGCGCCATCACCCCGGCAGAGCGCAAAAGCCCGCAGGCACAAAGGGCACTGGAATGCCGCCGCACCGCATGGCAGCAGCTGAAGCAGAGCGGCGCAGTGACCCCTGCACACGTCTTTCAGGCAGCGGTGCACCGTGTCGCACCGGCGCTGTACCTCAAGTTGAAGCACTGA